In a genomic window of Telopea speciosissima isolate NSW1024214 ecotype Mountain lineage chromosome 5, Tspe_v1, whole genome shotgun sequence:
- the LOC122662778 gene encoding SNW/SKI-interacting protein A-like, with translation MVALKDLLPPAKCSTATFYDYSNDPWFKQRFNTREAERSAAAKVNPCISNWKNPKGYTIPLDKCLAADGRGLHEVQVNDKFAQVSESLNVAEQKAREAVAMRAKVQKEMWQKDKERKEQKLRALAQKARSETTGGAAPAAVPVPADKGMMDSEMRGDGERVKERDREPPRETKEEREERLLREKIREEHRRERERERRLEAKDAAMGKKSKITRDRDRDISEKVALGMASTGAARGELMYDQRLFNQEKGMDSGFATDDQYNLYDKGLFTAQSTLSSLYKPKKDADADMYGGADEQLEKIMKTDRFKADKGFTGALEMAGPRTGPVDFEKAAEEFLMEVKKGKKAMEKVGSGGTMSASAGSSMRDGHDKGSGRTRIGFEWGH, from the coding sequence ATGGTGGCTCTGAAAGACCTGCTTCCTCCTGCAAAGTGCTCGACTGCAACGTTTTATGACTACTCGAATGACCCTTGGTTCAAGCAACGCTTCAATACCAGGGAGGCCGAGCGTTCGGCTGCTGCTAAGGTCAATCCTTGCATCTCAAATTGGAAAAATCCAAAAGGGTATACCATCCCACTTGATAAGTGTCTGGCAGCGGATGGAAGAGGTCTACATGAGGTTCAAGTCAATGACAAATTTGCCCAGGTTTCGGAGTCATTGAATGTTGCAGAACAGAAGGCTAGAGAAGCTGTTGCAATGAGAGCAAAGGTCCAGAAAGAAATGTGGCAGAAAgacaaggaaaggaaggagCAAAAGCTGCGTGCATTGGCTCAGAAAGCTCGTTCTGAGACGACTGGTGGTGCAGCTCCTGCTGCTGTTCCCGTCCCTGCTGACAAGGGCATGATGGACAGTGAAATGAGGGGTGATGGTGAACGggtgaaggagagagatagggagCCCCCAAGGGAGacgaaggaggagagagaggagcgGTTGCTACGAGAAAAGATACGTGAAGAACATCGTCGGGAGAGGGAGCGTGAAAGACGGTTGGAAGCAAAAGATGCTGCAATGGGGAAGAAGAGTAAGATTACTAGAGATAGAGATCGTGATATCAGTGAGAAGGTTGCACTTGGTATGGCTAGTACTGGAGCTGCACGTGGTGAGTTGATGTATGACCAGAGGCTCTTCAACCAGGAGAAAGGAATGGACTCTGGATTTGCTACGGATGATCAATACAACTTATATGATAAAGGCCTCTTTACTGCTCAATCTACACTCTCCAGCTTGTACAAACCCAAGAAGGATGCAGACGCTGATATGTATGGAGGTGCAGACGAGCAGCTGGAGAAGATTATGAAGACAGACCGTTTCAAGGCTGATAAAGGATTTACTGGTGCCCTTGAGATGGCAggtccaagaactgggccagTTGATTTTGAGAAGGCTGCTGAGGAGTTCTTAATGGAGGTGAAGAAGGGTAAGAAGGCAATGGAAAAAGTTGGTAGTGGAGGGACCATGAGTGCAAGTGCTGGATCTTCGATGCGTGATGGCCATGATAAAGGGTCTGGCAGAACTCGAATTGGGTTCGAATGGGGACACTAG